In Grus americana isolate bGruAme1 chromosome 4, bGruAme1.mat, whole genome shotgun sequence, one genomic interval encodes:
- the PACRGL gene encoding PACRG-like protein, with translation MSSGIQIKPKTAVQKSKTSSPLPCSPEPVIKAQPKPSDKLNPKTINPFGVHSRPLSAFAAIYAKGGIPCRLVHGSVKHRLQWECLPQTVPFDPLLVTLAEGLRETKHPYTFVSKEGFKELLMVEGATEKAIPLLPRLVPVLKAALAHSDDEVFGRGLDALVQLSAVVGPSLNDHLKHLLTNLSRRLMDKKFREKITVALQKLEQYGGKATVAIIKSKIPTYCSISS, from the exons ATGTCATCAGGCatccaaataaaaccaaagactGCAGTACAGAAAAGCAAGACATCTTCTCCTTTGCCATGTTCTCCAGAACCTGTAATTAAAGCGCAGCCAAAGCCTAGTGACAAGCTGAACCCTAAAACTATCAATCCG tttgGTGTTCATTCTCGACCACTTTCTGCATTTGCTGCTATATATGCGAAAGGTGGCATTCCATGCAG GTTAGTGCATGGCTCAGTAAAGCACAGACTGCAATGGGAATGCCTTCCTCAAACTGTTCCCTTTGATCCACTTCTTGTAACGTTGGCAGAG GGTCTGAGAGAGACAAAACATCCCTATACATTTGTTTCAAAGGAGGGTTTTAAAGAATTACTCATGGTTGAAGGTGCTACTGAAAAAGCAATTCCCTTGTTGCCTCGTCTAGTTCCAGTGTTAAAGGCTGCATTG GCCCATTCAGATGATGAAGTATTCGGAAGGGGATTGGATGCTTTAGTTCAACTGAGTGCTGTTGTTGGCCCATCTCTTAATGATCATCTTAAGCATCTACTCACAAAT CTTTCAAGGAGATTAATGGACAagaaatttagagaaaaaattaCTGTTGCTTTACAAAAGTTGGAGCAATATGGTGGAAAG GCAACTGTGGCTATCATCAAATCTAAAATTCCAACCTATTGTTCTATCTCCTCTTGA